The genomic DNA TAGTCGCGGGGCGCCGCCCGGGTCGCGAAGGCCGCCTGGGCGCGCAGCCAGCGGTCGATGACCTGGATCAACCCGTCGAAGGCGTCGCGCAGGGCCCAGGCACGGGCATCCATGTTCTCGAGCTGGGCGCATCGCTCCAGGCCTTGACGCAGGGCGTTCTGGACGCCGGGACAATCCGCCCGCTCCTGGACGAGGTGCGCGGCGGTGCGGGCATAGAGTTGGTAGCAGGCGGCCGGGTCTCCCCGGTTGTAGAGGGGCGCTCCGAGCTGGATGGCTTGCAGGAGCGCCAGGGCTACTTCCTCGAGGGTATTCGGGGAGCACCCCTCCAGCAGGGCGAGCGAGTGCACGGGCACCTGCCGCTGACGTGATGCGGCGGCACGCGTCTGCCCGAGGGTGGACAGGGGGCTCTGCCCCGGTTGCTCCAGCAGGGGAAGGACATAGCGCGAGGGGATGACGATGGTGACGGGCCGGCCATCCGCGAAGGCGCAGGTGGCCACTCCCACCCACGCCCCCGAGGCATCGAACACGGGGCTGCCCGAGGCGTCCTCCGGCAGGGCTCCGTCCAGCTCGAGGAAGGTGAGGGTTTCGTCGAGCACCTGCACCGCCAGTACGCGTGTCTCCATCAGCCGCAGTTGGCTGTCCGGGGTGGGGTGGAGGATGAAGACGGCGGCTCCCTCTCCGGGGGAGACCCCGGCGTCGGGCCGCAGTGCCTCGACGCCCTTCACGGGGAGCTGGAAGACGGCCAGGTCGCGCTTCTCGTCGAAGGCGATGACGTGCTCCACCGGCAGGAAGCGCCCGTCGGCGAGCAGGACGGAGAGTTCCTCGGCTCCGGCCACTACGTGGAGGTTGGTGACGAGCAGCCCGCTGGGGGAGACCACGAAACCGACGCCCTGGCGGTGAGGCATCTCCAGGAGCGCGAGCGCGGAGACGGCCTGGGAGACGGCCTCCCGGGCCGCGGTGAATCCGGTGTCGACGTCGGACATGGGGTGTCCTCCTTTCCACAGGATGGGCACGCCCCGGGACCTCAGCAGCCGAGGACCCTCGGGTGTTCCGATGCAGACCGGGCGGCCAGGCGGGCCTGTCCCTCAGTCCACGTGCGCCACGAGGGGCAGTCGCGTGGGGCCTCGGACGATGAGCGAGCTGTTCCACTGGATGGGCTGGGTCCCCGCGGACAGGCGGGTGAAGCGGGCGAGGAGTGCCTCCAGGGACAGCCGCGCCTCCAGCCGCGCCAGCTGCGAGCCCAGACAGAAGTGGATGCCATGTCCGAAGGGCAGGTTCTGGGGCGCAGTCCGGTGCGGATCGAAGCGGTCGGGATCCGCGCAGTATGCCTCGTCCCGGGTGGCCGAGCCCATCAGCAGCAGCATCCGCACGCCCCGGGGTAGCCTCACGCCACCCAGCTCCGTCTCCTCGCTCGTCAGCCGCATGACGCCTTGGGCCGGGGGCTCGTGGCGCAGCGCCTCCTCGATGAATCGCGGGACCAGCGCGGGCTGCTCCCGCAGGAGCGTCATCAACTCCGGTTGCAGGTGCAACCGCAGGGCGACGTGACTCATCAGGTGCAGGGTCGTCTCCAGGCCCCCGATGAGCAGCAGGAACATGAAGCCCAGCAACTCCGTGTCCGACAGGGACTCGCCGTCCATCCGCGCCTGGACCAGGTCACTCATCAGATCGTCTCCAGGATGACGCCGCCGCTCCGCCAGCACCCGCTCGAAGTGGCCCCGGGCCTCGTTCACCGTGGCGCGCATGGCCTCCTGCCGCGCGGTGTCGGCCGGGCCGATGCTGGTGAACTGGGCCAGGTGTTGTGCCCAGCGGACGAGGAGCGGATGCACCTCGGGAGCCAGCCCCAGGAGTTCGCCCAGCACGCCCATGGGCATGGGCACGGAGAAGGCCTCCACGAAGTCCACTTCCTGGCCCTCGGGCAGGTTCGCGGCGATGGTCGCGGCGATCTCCCGCACGCGCGGCTCGATGCGGGTGAGCACCGACGTGCCGAAGGCCCGGTTGATGAGCCCCCGCAGCCGGGTATGCCGCGGTGGATCCATGACCAGCGCCGAGTCCGCCAACGGGTAGTTGGAGATCCATGCCGGGCGGTAGGCCTGGCGGAAACCCTCGGAGGAGAAGAGCTGGGGGTGTTTGAGCACGTACATCACGTCCTCGTACCGGGACACGGCCCAGATTCCCCCTGGGTCCACCTGGCTCACGGGTGCGTGTTGGCGCAGTCGGGCGTAGAGGGGATAGGGGTTGGCGCGGACCTCGGGTGCCAGCAGGTTGATTCGCTCACTCATGGGGGCTCTCCGGGTGAAGCGGGGGGAGTCCATGGTAGCGGCTCCCGAGTGAGCGCAGGGCAGACGGTCGGGCGTGACCCCACGTCACGGATTCAGTTGGCGGGCCCGACGTGTGCCGTTAAACACCGCGGCTCCATGCACAAGACACACCTCGTGCGAGCGCGCACGCACAACCTCCAGTCCCTGTCGGTGGACCTCGCGGAAGGCGAGCTCGTGTGCCTCACCGGCGTCTCCGGCTCCGGCAAGTCCAGCCTGGCGCTCGACACCCTGTATGCCGAGGGACAGCGCCGCTTCGTCGAGAGCTTCAGCCCGTACGCCCGTCAGTTCCTCGAGCGGCTGGAGCGGCCCCCGATGGATGCCCTGGAGCCCGTGGCCGCCGGCGTGGCCGTGGATCGGCGCGCGCCGGTGAAGAGCTCGCGCTCCACCGTGGCCACCCTGGCCGATGTGGAGGCCTACCTGTCCGCGCTCTTCACGCGCGAGGCCATGCCGGTGTGCCCGGGTTGTGGCGTGGAGGCGGTGCGCACCGACGCGCGCGTGGCCGCCCAGGCCACCCTCGACGCCGAGCCCGAGGCGCCCACGGTGCTGACGTTCCCGGTGCGCATCGCGGACACCGCCGAGTACATCGACGTGCGGGCCCGGCTCCTCAAGGACGGCTTCCACCGGGTGATGGTGCGCGGCGAGGTGGCGGAGCTGGAGTCGCTCAAGCCGAGCGAGGCCACGGACTCCGCGGGTGTGGCGCACGTGGTGGTGGATCGGGTGAAGCTGGTGAAGTCGCAGCTGGGCCGGGTGACGGCGGCGCTGGAGACGGCGTGGGCCCAGGCGAATGGCGAGGCGGTGGCCTTCACCCCGGTGGGGCCCCGGCGCATCCGGCGGGGACTCGTGTGCCCGAAGTGCGCGCGCGAGTTCGAGCAGGCCCGGCCCGGTCTGTTCAGCTACCAGTCGCCCACGGGGGCCTGCCCCACGTGCCGGGGGTTCGGCCGCACCATCGGCATCGACTGGGACAAGGTCATCCCCAACCCGAACCTGAGCCTGGAGAAGGGCGCCATCCGCCCCTGGACGGGCAAGACGTCCGAGTGGGAGCGCAAGATGCTGCTCGCCTACGCGCGCCAGCACCGCATCCCCCTGGACGTGCCCTGGGGCAAGCTCACCGCCGCCCAGCGTGAAATGGTGCTGCAGGGCGAGGGGGACTACGACGGCGGGCGCGTCTACCCGGGTGTGCGGGCGTGGTTCCGCTGGATGGAGAGCCGCACGTACAAGATGCACGTGCGCGTGTTGTTGTCGCGCTACCGCGCCTATTCGCTGTGCGAGCGCTGCAAGGGCGCGCGCTTGAACGAGGCCGCCCTGGCCTGGCGCGTGGGCGGGCTGAACCTGGCCGACTGGCACGGGCTGGAGTTGTCGGACGCGCGTGCGCGCCTGGACTCCCTGCGCACTCAAACCGGCCAGGGCGAGCTGGTGAGGCGGGAGCTGGCGGGCCGATTGGGCTACCTGGAGCGGGTGGGCCTCGGCTACCTCACGTTGGATCGGCCGGCGCGCACGCTGTCCGGAGGGGAGGCGCAGCGCGTGTCGCTCACCGCGGCGCTGGGCACCTCGCTCACCGGGGCGCTCTTCGTGCTGGACGAGCCCACCGTGGGCCTGCACCCGGCCGACGTGGGGCCCCTCACCGGTGCCATGGCCGAGCTGGCCACCCGGGGCAACATCGCCCTGGTCATCGAACATGATCCGCTCGTCATCCGCTCCGCGCACCGGGTGTTGGAGTTGGGGCCGGGGGCGGGCAAGCACGGTGGGACGTTGTGTTTCGACGGCACGCCCCAGGCGCTGGCGAAGCACGCGGAGCTGCCCACGGGCCGCCTGTTGTCGGGCACCGAGGAGGTGAAGCACTCGCCCCGTGAGCGCACCGGGGAACTCGTGGTGCGCAACGCCCGGGCCCACAACCTCCAGGGCGTGTCCGTGCGCGTGCCGCTCGGCGTGCTGTGCGCCATCACCGGGCCCAGCGGTTCGGGCAAGAGCACGCTGATGGATGAGATCATCTACCGGCACCTCGCGAGGGTCCTGGGTGAGAAGGACGCCGAGGTGCCCGGCGAGGCCGACGGCGTGGACGGTCTGGAGGCGGTCGGGAGCGTCACCTTCGTGGACCAGTCCCCGCTGGGGCGCACCTCGCGCGGCAACGCGGCCACGTACACCAAGGCGTGGGACAGGCTGCGCGAGCGCTTCGCCTCCGAGCCCGAGGCCGAGGTGCGAGGTCTCACCGCGGCGCACTTCTCCTTCAACGTGGACAAGGGCCGCTGCGAGGCGTGCTCGGGCGAGGGCTACGAGACGGTGGAGATGCAGTTCCTCGCCGACGTGTCGCTCCTGTGCCCGGTGTGCCGGGGCCGCCGCTTCAAGGAAGAGGTGCTGGCCATCCGCCACCACGGTCTGTCCGTGGCGGATGTGCTGGAGGCCACCGTGGACGAGGTGCTCGCGCGCTTCGGCGACGACAAGGCGCTCGTGCGCGCGCTCGGGCCCGTGTCCCGGCTGGGCCTGGGCTACCTGACGCTCGGCCAGCCCCTGTCCACCCTGTCCGGTGGCGAGGCCCAGCGCCTCAAGCTCGCGCGGGCGCTGGCCAGCGAGGCCAAGGACTCGCTCTTCCTCATCGATGAGCCGAGCGCTGGCCTGCATGACGCGGACGTGCGCCGGGTGCTCGCCGCGCTGCACGAGTTGGTGGAGCAGGGCGCGAGCGTGCTCGTGGTGGACCATGACCTCGTCGTCATGCGCGGCGCGGACTGGATCATCGACCTGGGGCCGGGCGGTGGCCGCAACGGAGGACGTCTGGTCGCCGAGGGCACACCCGCGCAGCTCGCCCGGGGCCCGGGCCTCACCGCGGCGGCGCTGCGGGGAGAGCTGCCCACGGTGGTCGTGCCCCCCAAGAAGACGAAGGGGATGGGAGAGGCGCCTCCCGCCATCGAGGTGGAGCACGCCCGCGAGCACAACCTCCAGGATGTGTCGTGCCGGATTCCCCTGGGGAAGATGACGGTGGTGACGGGACCGAGCGGTTCGGGCAAGAGCTCGCTCGTGTTCGACGTGGTGTTCGCCGAGGGGCAACGCCGCTTCCTGGAAACGCTCACCCCCTACGCGCGGCAGTTCCTGCCGACCATGCCCCGGCCGGACGTGGAGCGCATCGGCAGCCTGCCCCCGTCCGTGGCGCTCGAGCAGCGCACCTCGCGCGCGGGCGGCACGAGCACCGTGGCCACCGTCACCGAGGTGGCTCACTACCTGCGCCTGTTGTTCGCCAAGCTCGGCCAGCCCCACTGCCCGAACGATGGCGAGCCCATCGCCTCCACCACCCCCGAGGCCATGTACGCCCAGCTCATCGCGATGAAGGGCGAGGGCACGCTGCTGGCCCCCGCGGTGCGCGCGCGCAAGGGCACCTACCTGGATGTCTTCACCGCCGCGGCCCGCGCGGGCATCGAGAAGGCCATCGCCGACGGCAAGGAAGTCTTCAACGATCGGCCGCCCCAGCTCGTGAAGTCGCGCGAGCACGACATCGACCTCGTCATGTACGAGGGCCGTCTGTCGAAGCTGCCGCGCGAGGTGTTCGACAAGGCGCTCACCTGGGGCAAGGGCGCCTTGAAGGCGCGCGTGGGCACGAAGGAGACGCTCCTGTCCAGCGAGCGCACCTGCCCCGTGTGTGGCTTCTCCGTGCCGGAGTTGGATCCGCGCTGGTTCTCCTTCAACACGAAGCAGGGCCGGTGCGAGGCGTGCGAGGGCACGGGCGTGCAGGGCGGCCCCGAGGCGCTGGCCGAGGGCCACACGGAGCGTTGCCGGACGTGCGAGGGTTCACGCCTGGAGCCGGTGCCGCGCGCCGTGCGGCTGGAGGGCTCGCGCTACCACGAGGTGGTGCAGCAGTCCGTCACGGCCACGCTGGCCCAGGTGCGGGAGTGGAAGTTCAAGGGAGACCGGGCGTTGCTCGGCGAGCCGTCACGCCAGGAGTTGTTGCGGCGCATGGAGTTCCTGGATCGGGTGGGTCTGGGCTACCTGTCGTTGGATCGCAACGCGGCCACGCTCTCGGGCGGGGAGATGCAGCGGTTGAGGCTGTCGGCGCAGCTGGGCGCGGGCCTCACCGGGGCCATGTATGTGCTGGACGAGCCCACCATCGGCCTGCACCCGCGTGACACCCACCGGCTGCTCACCAACCTGCGCGAGCTGGTGCACACCGGCTCCACCGTGTTGGTGGTGGAGCACGACACGGACACCATCCGCGCGGCGGATCACCTCATCGAGCTGGGGCCCACGGGAGGCCGGGGCGGTGGACGCATCCTCGCGGAGGGGCCTCCCGAGCAGGTCCTCCAGAACCCGGAGGCGCCCACGGCCCGGGCCCTGCGCGAGCCCGCCGTACTCCCGGCCGAGCCCCGGGGCGCGCCGACGAAGTGGATCGAGTTGAAGGGCGCCACCACCCACAACCTCAAGAACGTGGACCTGCGCATCCCCGTGGGCCGGCTCACCGTGGTGTCGGGCGTGTCGGGCTCGGGAAAGAGCACGCTCGTGCGGCAGGTGCTCTACCCGGCCCTGCGCGAGGAGTTGGGACTCGTGACGGCACGTCCGGGTGCCTACAAGTCCCTCTCGGGGGTGGACGCCATCCGCCGCGTGCTGTCGGTGGACCAGTCGCCCATCGGACGGACGCCGCGCTCGGTGCCCGCCACCTTCCTGGGTGTATGGGACGAGCTGCGGCGGGCGTTCGCCGCCACGCCGGAGTCGAAGGTGCGTGGCTTTGGCCCCACGCGCTTCTCCTTCAACTCGACGTCGGGCGGCCGGTGCACCGCGTGCGAGGGCCAGGGCGCCATCTCCCATGAGATGTCCTTCCTGCCGGACGTGGTCACCCCGTGCGAGGCCTGTGGTGGGGCGCGCTTCGACGCGGCCACGCTGGAGGTGCGCTACCACGGGTTGACCATTGGTGACGCGCTGCGTCTGTCCGCGGACGAGGCCAAGGACGTCTTCCACGCGTTGCCCAAGGTGGCCGCTCCGCTCTCGTGCCTGTCGGACTTGGGCGTGGGCTATTTGCAATTGGGCCAGGGCTCCAACACCCTGTCCGGAGGGGAGGCGCAGCGGCTCAAGCTGGCCGCGGAGCTGACGGCGTCCGCGCGCCACGAGCCCACCCTGTATGTGTTGGACGAGCCCACCACGGGTCTGCACCTGGGCGACGTGTCCAAGCTCATCGCCTTCCTGCGCCGGTTGGTGGACCGGGGAGACACGCTGGTGGTTATTGAACACCACCCGAGCGTCATCGCCTCGGCGGACCATGTGGTGGAGCTGGGCCCCGAGGGCGGCGAGGCCGGAGGCCTGGTGGTGGCCGAGGGGACACCTCGCGAGGTGTCGCGGCTCAAGACGGCCACGGGCCGGGTGCTCCGGTCCTTGTTCTCCGACGAGGCCCCCGCGCGAAAGGTGGCGCGGAGCCGATGAGGGCTCGGATTGGAAGAAACCTGCCCTGAATAGCCAGGATCTCCCGCCTCCATGAGGGGCGCTTTTTTCGCGTGGGGCCGTGCCTAGCTTCTCCTCCATTACAACTGGAGGGGGACGTGGGGATGATATTGGGTTCAATCGCGGTCGTCTCGGCGCTGCTCGCGAGCACAACGCCAGTCATGCCCGTCAGGGTTGGCAATGCACTCACCTTGCCCGCGCAGCGGCACGCGGTGCGGATCGACACCGGCGAGGGTCACGCGCCGACCTGGTTGCTCGCGATTCAACAGGAGGGGGAGGAGGGCCGGGGGCTGTCCTTCTACCGCTCGGATGACGAGGGCCGCACGTTCCGCTTCTCCGCCGCCATCCAACCCGACGCGAGCCACGCGGACCGAGCGGATCTGATCGCCGTGGGGCGGGACGTGGCGCTCGTCTATTCATGGGAGTCTCCGAGTCTCAAGGCCTCGTCCCGGCACGACGTGTACTTCCAGTGGTGGCGCTATCGGCCGGGAAGTCATGACTGGGCACCGGAGCGGGCCGTGCGCATCTTCAACGCCGATGATTCCACGGCCTATACCCGGGCCTTGCTCGCGCGCGACTCGCTGGGGAGGTTGTGGGTGCAGGCCTTCCGTCTGACTTCGGAGGGGGGCTCCGCGGCGGTGCTGTCCGTCTCCACGGATGGTGGCGCGAGCTTCCAACGTCAGCCAGACCTGGGGCGGGTGAAGCGCCGCGGTGGCGGGCGGCTGTTGAGTGTGGGCTCGAAACTCGTCTTCCTCTACGCCATGCATGATGGCTTCGAGCCCACGCGCATGCGCATCCGCGAGGACAGTGCTCCACTGGAGGAGTGGAGTCCCGTGAGGGACGCCTTTTCCGATGGCATCTACCATGGGGCGGCGCTGAGCGCGGTCGCGGATGGTCAGGGGGGCATGCACCTCGTCTACAAAGATGAGATGGAGCGCCTGTATTACCGGCACTTCGACGGCTCGAGCTTCGGTTCGCGCACGCTCCTGGAGTCGTCGCGGGACTGGGCGATGCAACCGGCCATCACCCGGGTGGGAGACGTGTTGTATGTCTTCTACAACGTCATGCGGGAGCCCCATGACTCCTACGCCATCCATGTCCGGACCCTGAAGAATGGCCAGTTCAGCGAGCCGGTGGTGCTGGACACGAAGGAAACCTACAAGGGCTATCCCAATGCACTCGAGACCCTGCCCGGGGACGTGTCCGAGGTGCTCTGTTTCTTTGGCGAGGCGCCCGACGACAACTCGCGGGGGCACATGGTGCGGGTGAAGCTGGACACGCCAGGAGGGGGCTCGGATGAGGACGAGGATGAGGATCCGCCCCCGCCGCCGGGTCAGACGCTCTTCACGGACAGCTTCTCGCGCGACTCATCGAGCGGCCTCGGCCCCGACTGGTCCTTGCGCGGGCTGTGGTTGGCCCATGGCAAGTACGCGGTGAGCGACCTGGACAATCCCGATGGAGACAACCAGGCCCTGGCCTCGCCCTCGCGCTGCCGGGATTGTCAGGCCGAGGCCTGGCTGCAGGCCTTCGCCGTGGACGAGGCGGGCGTGATGCTGCGAGCCCAGGAGGACGCGTCCTACGCGCTCGTATTCCTGCCCTCGGGGCGCATTCAAATCCGCCGCTACCATGAGGGGGGGCACACGGTGCTTGGCGAGGCTTCCAGCGGGCGGCCCTCCGCGTGGGAGGGCGCGACGTTCACCCTGGCGGCGTGGGGCACGTCGCCGGTGCGACTGGCCGCCTCGGTCAACGGGCAGGTGCGTCTGCGGGTGACGGACGCGAGCCCGGCGGCGATCCAGACACCCGGGCGCGCGGGCTTGTTCACCCCCATCGCCGGTGTCTGGTTCGACGACTTCCTGGTGCGCGAGCTGAACGTGCCTTGAGGAAAGGGGAGGGCTCGGGAGGCTCAGCCCGTGGCCCGCTCGTGCTCCGGGTGGGGCTCACAGGCGCGCAGCAGCACGGGCCAGAAGTGCTCCGCCATGCGCTGATAGCCCGCGTCCGAGGGGTGGAAGCCATCGGCGGAGAAGAAGTCGCCCGTGGGCAGCTCGACGCGGCTGGGCGTGTGCAGGTCCACGGGGTGCAGCCCATGGCGGGAGATGACGCGCTCCAGCGCCTGGTTGAAGGCGCCGATGCGCTCCACGATGAGGGGCAGGGGGAGGAAGTTCGCCGCCAGCCGGGCCACGGGCGCCAGGGACATGTCGGGCAGGTTGGACACCACCACCCGGGCGCCAGTGGCCACGAGTCCGTGCGCGAGCTGGTCCATGTGGGACTCGAACTGTCCGGGCGTCACGCCGCGCCACAAGTCATTGATGCCCACCCCGAGCGTCACGACATGGGGTGAGGCGCGCTGGGCACGCGCGAGCTGTCCGGACAGCACGGTGGCGCTGGTGGCGCCGCTCACGGCCAGATTGAGCAGGCCCACGCCGTCACGGGTGCGGCGCAGCCGCTGGAAGAGGTGTTCCACGTAACCCCCCTGGCGGCCACCCACGCCCACACCCGAGGAGTCACCCAGGGCCACATATCGCAAGGAAAGTGCGCTCATGAGCGACCTTCCATAGCGGCCCGGCGTCACCGCCGCAGCGGCGAGTGTTTCCCCGCTCGCTCGCTGGGCGGGCGACCTCAGTCTCCACGGCCGCTCTTCTTCCACTTCACCTTGCTCTCGTGGCGGGCCAGGAAGATGGCGAGCTGGGCCCGCTTCTGGGGCGTCAGGTCCTTGGCGAGCGCCTGGTGCAGCTCGCGGTCCAGCGTCGTGAGCTGGGCCCGTGCGTCGAACACGCTCTGGACCGCCTGATCCACCTGGGACTGCGTGGCGGGGTCTCCCTGGGCGGCACGCCGCAAGAGCTGCGCGGAGGCGCGGACCTGACGCAGCAGGGGGGCGC from Melittangium boletus DSM 14713 includes the following:
- a CDS encoding Spy/CpxP family protein refolding chaperone, yielding MKSCHWLVLALTLLPVASMASDGEGAERTEKQARMKRVLSLADELELNEAQALRMADTMRQFDERRAPLLRQVRASAQLLRRAAQGDPATQSQVDQAVQSVFDARAQLTTLDRELHQALAKDLTPQKRAQLAIFLARHESKVKWKKSGRGD
- a CDS encoding S1 family peptidase, whose product is MSDVDTGFTAAREAVSQAVSALALLEMPHRQGVGFVVSPSGLLVTNLHVVAGAEELSVLLADGRFLPVEHVIAFDEKRDLAVFQLPVKGVEALRPDAGVSPGEGAAVFILHPTPDSQLRLMETRVLAVQVLDETLTFLELDGALPEDASGSPVFDASGAWVGVATCAFADGRPVTIVIPSRYVLPLLEQPGQSPLSTLGQTRAAASRQRQVPVHSLALLEGCSPNTLEEVALALLQAIQLGAPLYNRGDPAACYQLYARTAAHLVQERADCPGVQNALRQGLERCAQLENMDARAWALRDAFDGLIQVIDRWLRAQAAFATRAAPRDYLQ
- the uvrA gene encoding excinuclease ABC subunit UvrA, with the protein product MHKTHLVRARTHNLQSLSVDLAEGELVCLTGVSGSGKSSLALDTLYAEGQRRFVESFSPYARQFLERLERPPMDALEPVAAGVAVDRRAPVKSSRSTVATLADVEAYLSALFTREAMPVCPGCGVEAVRTDARVAAQATLDAEPEAPTVLTFPVRIADTAEYIDVRARLLKDGFHRVMVRGEVAELESLKPSEATDSAGVAHVVVDRVKLVKSQLGRVTAALETAWAQANGEAVAFTPVGPRRIRRGLVCPKCAREFEQARPGLFSYQSPTGACPTCRGFGRTIGIDWDKVIPNPNLSLEKGAIRPWTGKTSEWERKMLLAYARQHRIPLDVPWGKLTAAQREMVLQGEGDYDGGRVYPGVRAWFRWMESRTYKMHVRVLLSRYRAYSLCERCKGARLNEAALAWRVGGLNLADWHGLELSDARARLDSLRTQTGQGELVRRELAGRLGYLERVGLGYLTLDRPARTLSGGEAQRVSLTAALGTSLTGALFVLDEPTVGLHPADVGPLTGAMAELATRGNIALVIEHDPLVIRSAHRVLELGPGAGKHGGTLCFDGTPQALAKHAELPTGRLLSGTEEVKHSPRERTGELVVRNARAHNLQGVSVRVPLGVLCAITGPSGSGKSTLMDEIIYRHLARVLGEKDAEVPGEADGVDGLEAVGSVTFVDQSPLGRTSRGNAATYTKAWDRLRERFASEPEAEVRGLTAAHFSFNVDKGRCEACSGEGYETVEMQFLADVSLLCPVCRGRRFKEEVLAIRHHGLSVADVLEATVDEVLARFGDDKALVRALGPVSRLGLGYLTLGQPLSTLSGGEAQRLKLARALASEAKDSLFLIDEPSAGLHDADVRRVLAALHELVEQGASVLVVDHDLVVMRGADWIIDLGPGGGRNGGRLVAEGTPAQLARGPGLTAAALRGELPTVVVPPKKTKGMGEAPPAIEVEHAREHNLQDVSCRIPLGKMTVVTGPSGSGKSSLVFDVVFAEGQRRFLETLTPYARQFLPTMPRPDVERIGSLPPSVALEQRTSRAGGTSTVATVTEVAHYLRLLFAKLGQPHCPNDGEPIASTTPEAMYAQLIAMKGEGTLLAPAVRARKGTYLDVFTAAARAGIEKAIADGKEVFNDRPPQLVKSREHDIDLVMYEGRLSKLPREVFDKALTWGKGALKARVGTKETLLSSERTCPVCGFSVPELDPRWFSFNTKQGRCEACEGTGVQGGPEALAEGHTERCRTCEGSRLEPVPRAVRLEGSRYHEVVQQSVTATLAQVREWKFKGDRALLGEPSRQELLRRMEFLDRVGLGYLSLDRNAATLSGGEMQRLRLSAQLGAGLTGAMYVLDEPTIGLHPRDTHRLLTNLRELVHTGSTVLVVEHDTDTIRAADHLIELGPTGGRGGGRILAEGPPEQVLQNPEAPTARALREPAVLPAEPRGAPTKWIELKGATTHNLKNVDLRIPVGRLTVVSGVSGSGKSTLVRQVLYPALREELGLVTARPGAYKSLSGVDAIRRVLSVDQSPIGRTPRSVPATFLGVWDELRRAFAATPESKVRGFGPTRFSFNSTSGGRCTACEGQGAISHEMSFLPDVVTPCEACGGARFDAATLEVRYHGLTIGDALRLSADEAKDVFHALPKVAAPLSCLSDLGVGYLQLGQGSNTLSGGEAQRLKLAAELTASARHEPTLYVLDEPTTGLHLGDVSKLIAFLRRLVDRGDTLVVIEHHPSVIASADHVVELGPEGGEAGGLVVAEGTPREVSRLKTATGRVLRSLFSDEAPARKVARSR
- a CDS encoding SGNH/GDSL hydrolase family protein, translating into MSALSLRYVALGDSSGVGVGGRQGGYVEHLFQRLRRTRDGVGLLNLAVSGATSATVLSGQLARAQRASPHVVTLGVGINDLWRGVTPGQFESHMDQLAHGLVATGARVVVSNLPDMSLAPVARLAANFLPLPLIVERIGAFNQALERVISRHGLHPVDLHTPSRVELPTGDFFSADGFHPSDAGYQRMAEHFWPVLLRACEPHPEHERATG
- a CDS encoding cytochrome P450, encoding MSERINLLAPEVRANPYPLYARLRQHAPVSQVDPGGIWAVSRYEDVMYVLKHPQLFSSEGFRQAYRPAWISNYPLADSALVMDPPRHTRLRGLINRAFGTSVLTRIEPRVREIAATIAANLPEGQEVDFVEAFSVPMPMGVLGELLGLAPEVHPLLVRWAQHLAQFTSIGPADTARQEAMRATVNEARGHFERVLAERRRHPGDDLMSDLVQARMDGESLSDTELLGFMFLLLIGGLETTLHLMSHVALRLHLQPELMTLLREQPALVPRFIEEALRHEPPAQGVMRLTSEETELGGVRLPRGVRMLLLMGSATRDEAYCADPDRFDPHRTAPQNLPFGHGIHFCLGSQLARLEARLSLEALLARFTRLSAGTQPIQWNSSLIVRGPTRLPLVAHVD